CATTCGCATCGGCGGCCAACCCTTCGATGCCGCGCGTACCTACACCATTGCCATTTCCGACTACCTCGCCGGCGGCGGCGACCAGCTTACGTTTTTCAAGCCGATTAAGCCCCGCACCACCGGCGTGCTGGTACGCTCGGCCATCAACGACCACATTCGCCAGCTCACCAAAGCCGGCAAACCCGTAGAGGCCAAAGTTGAAGGCCGGGTGAAGCTCATCAATTAACAATGATCAATGAACAATGAGCGGCCCGCTGGGGCACGGCTCGGCGTTCAGGAAGCATTGTTCATTGGCTACGCCTTCCTCCGGTTGCTCATTGATACTTGCTCATTGAATACATGAATCGTCGCGACTTTATCAAATCTTCGGCGTGGGGCGTGGCAGGCCTAGGTCTGCTGGGCCCGGGCCTCATCAGCTCGGCCGAAGCCGGCGGCCAGGTGCGCCTTACCGTGCTGCACACCAACGACATGCACTCGCGCATCGACCCGTTTCCGGTGGGTAGCGCGCAGTGGGCCGACCAGGGCGGCATGGCCCGCCGCGCCGCGCTGGTGGCCAACATCCGCAAGGAGCAGCCCAACGTGCTGCTGCTCGATGCTGGCGACATCTGGCAGGGCACGCCTTATTTCAACTTTTTCGGGGGCGAACTGGAGTACAAGCTGATGAGCCAAATGGGCTACGACGCGGCTACCCTAGGTAACCACGACTTCGACAACGGCTTGCAGGGCCTGGAGAAGCAACTGCCCCACGCGCAGTTTCCCTTTATCAACGCCAACTACGATTTTTCGCAAACCCCCCTCAAGGGCCGCTTTCAGCCCTACAAGGTGTTCGAGAAGCAGGGCGTGCGCATCGGGGTGTTTGGTGTGGGCATTGACCTGACCGGGCTGGTGGGCGACCGAAACATCGGCAACACCAAGTACCTCGACCCGATTGCCGTGGCCAGGGAGCAAGTGCAGCACCTGCGCGGCCCCGAAAAGTGCGACCTAATTATCTGCCTGTCGCACCTGGGCTACAAGTACGACAGCGCCAAAGTCGACGACCACAAGCTGGCCGCCGCCGTGCCGGGCATCGACCTGATCCTAGGTGGCCACACGCATACTTTCCTCGATACCCCCACCGTGGTGGAGGGCGGGCAAGGCCACCGCACGCTCATCAACCAGGTGGGCTGGTCGGGCATCAAGCTCGGGCGCATCGACTACGTGTTCGACCGCAAAACGCGCAAAGCAGGCGTGGCAGCGGCCGGAGCGCTGAGTATCAACGCTTCAGCTATTGGTTAGCGCGAAAGCGTTTGGCAGCCTCCCGATTTT
The sequence above is drawn from the Hymenobacter sp. YIM 151858-1 genome and encodes:
- a CDS encoding bifunctional metallophosphatase/5'-nucleotidase — protein: MNRRDFIKSSAWGVAGLGLLGPGLISSAEAGGQVRLTVLHTNDMHSRIDPFPVGSAQWADQGGMARRAALVANIRKEQPNVLLLDAGDIWQGTPYFNFFGGELEYKLMSQMGYDAATLGNHDFDNGLQGLEKQLPHAQFPFINANYDFSQTPLKGRFQPYKVFEKQGVRIGVFGVGIDLTGLVGDRNIGNTKYLDPIAVAREQVQHLRGPEKCDLIICLSHLGYKYDSAKVDDHKLAAAVPGIDLILGGHTHTFLDTPTVVEGGQGHRTLINQVGWSGIKLGRIDYVFDRKTRKAGVAAAGALSINASAIG